One region of Candidatus Poribacteria bacterium genomic DNA includes:
- a CDS encoding phytanoyl-CoA dioxygenase family protein produces SVQWHHTVLHAKPPERGTPFPMHQDYPFYPHDGLDFVDCLLHLDDTPLESGSLCVVPGSHKDGGLEHIMGPDTAPHLPTDVYHPDRVESIPIPAKAGDVIFFSEPYR; encoded by the coding sequence AGTGTTCAGTGGCATCACACCGTTTTACACGCAAAGCCCCCGGAACGAGGGACTCCCTTCCCGATGCATCAGGACTATCCCTTCTATCCGCACGATGGTCTAGATTTTGTCGACTGTCTGCTTCACCTCGATGATACGCCGCTTGAGAGTGGAAGCCTTTGCGTCGTGCCGGGTAGCCATAAGGATGGGGGTCTTGAACACATCATGGGGCCCGACACCGCGCCGCATCTGCCAACCGATGTGTACCACCCGGACAGAGTAGAGTCTATTCCCATACCCGCAAAAGCCGGGGATGTGATATTCTTCAGTGAACCGTACCGATAA